In Macadamia integrifolia cultivar HAES 741 chromosome 12, SCU_Mint_v3, whole genome shotgun sequence, the following are encoded in one genomic region:
- the LOC122057654 gene encoding uncharacterized protein LOC122057654 — protein sequence MNEPFSAEQDVAEEGLPKVPAGDEGRRSYSSVVGRALPDVDSLPDPIHAGTDTKIIVPQDAYEERLQGFRFALIGRANFKFISMDDIRKEARETWNLKGGVKMAPMGKGYILFKFEKEGDMAALWRRSLTRVAGHVLRFQRWKPDFDVHAKNNTKLVWIRFPDLPLEYWHEKILLTMAKAAGRPVALDRCTRAASMGSFARVQVEIEVGASRPEEIQVERRQPGTGEIFWFKQIISYEDGMLRCGYCKRMGHNVQSCRHRKAPNREVQHREGHIDGETFGEEEGGRQDEGPRQGGDAAEMVSNAGRSSAQPMHGSLPFSRAAILRQSTPNSIYGNLEIILPLEDNSEKEGNLPSGNGIIPNQLSEGSSKEYSVEDNSSEASSPHGQCNPPSSKVDQQLIDRPMVDNPLGGTEYGSDPADSASSLFEHDSHPFREERNQKGAEIEAPNTGRAPVPRTLRPRKNRAVNIGRRGGCRKTHAGRGGRDHEWEGPEHVVSDLSPSHIVGGRVIVQHQEVTAIDSFLRDVEDNSNRPAHEGGMLGQTSMSGHLDATNK from the coding sequence ATGAATGAACCATTCTCGGCTGAGCAGGATGTGGCTGAGGAGGGTCTCCCAAAGGTTCCTGCTGGAGATGAAGGGAGACGCTCCTATTCTTCCGTGGTGGGGAGAGCTCTGCCGGATGTGGATAGTTTGCCAGACCCCATTCATGCGGGCACTGATACAAAGATAATTGTTCCTcaagatgcctatgaggaacGCCTCCAGGGCTTCCGATTTGCTTTGATTGGCAGagcaaatttcaaattcatatctATGGATGACATCCGCAAGGAGGCGAGAGAAACCTGGAACCTCAAAGGCGGTGTGAAGATGGCTCCGATGGGGAAGGGTTACATCCTCTTCAAATTTGAAAAGGAAGGTGACATGGCAGCACTGTGGCGAAGGAGTCTTACGAGAGTCGCTGGTCACGTTCTCCGTTTCCAGCGATGGAAGCCTGACTTTGATGTGCATGCGAAGAATAATACTAAGCTCGTATGGATCAGATTCCCCGACTTGCCTcttgaatattggcatgagaagattCTACTCACTATGGCTAAGGCTGCTGGGAGACCTGTTGCACTAGATAGATGTACTCGAGCGGCTTCCATGGGATCTTTTGCTCGGGTCCAAGTGGAGATCGAAGTGGGAGCAAGCAGGCCTGAGGAGATTCAAGTGGAGAGACGACAACCAGGAACGGGGGAaattttctggttcaaacagATTATTTCCTATGAAGATGGCATGCTTAGGTGCGGGTATTGTAAGAGAATGGGTCATAATGTGCAATCTTGCCGCCATCGGAAAGCACCAAATAGAGAGGTGCAGCACCGTGAAGGACACATAGATGGTGAGACGTTTGGTGAAGAAGAAGGTGGAAGACAGGATGAAGGCCCCAGGCAGGGCGGCGACGCGGCGGAGATGGTGAGTAATGCTGGAAGATCCTCCGCTCAGCCAATGCACGGATCTCTTCCCTTCTCAAGAGCTGCTATTTTAAGACAGTCTACGCCTAATAGCATATATGGGAATCTTGAAATCATCCTTCCCTTGGAAGACAATTCTGAGAAGGAAGGGAATCTGCCAAGTGGCAATGGGATCATTCCAAATCAACTTTCTGAAGGAAGTTCTAAGGAGTACTCGGTGGAAGATAACAGCTCTGAGGCCAGCTCACCCCATGGGCAGTGCAATCCTCCATCTAGCAAGGTTGACCAGCAACTTATTGACCGTCCTATGGTGGACAACCCATTGGGCGGAACTGAATATGGATCCGACCCAGCAGACTCTGCAAGCTCCTTGTTCGAACATGACTCTCATCCTTTCAGGGAAGAGAGAAACCAGAAAGGCGCTGAGATTGAAGCTCCTAACACAGGTAGGGCCCCTGTGCCTCGTACTCTCAGGCCTCGTAAGAACAGAGCAGTGAACATTGGCAGACGGGGAGGCTGCCGGAAGACTCACGCTGGCAGAGGAGGGCGCGATCATGAATGGGAGGGCCCTGAGCATGTTGTTTCAGACTTGTCTCCATCACATATTGTGGGAGGAAGGGTGATAGTCCAACACCAAGAAGTGACAGCAATTGACAGTTTTCTTCGAGATGTGGAAGATAACTCTAATAGACCAGCGCATGAAGGTGGAATGCTGGGGCAGACTTCAATGTCTGGTCATCTGGATGCCACAAATAAGTGA
- the LOC122094804 gene encoding uncharacterized protein LOC122094804 translates to MDLVADTPQTPTPWTVIGDFNACLQSHEKRGPGNFSLGSAAEFGAMVDACLLSQVPSMGRKFTWTNNRCRGNVCAVLDRGFCNEEWISFFQDCSQQVLPRFASDHSPLLVVSSSSQRPPNCPFRFNNFWTDHEDFDRVVAESWAEWAPGSPILSLMSKLKRLKGALKGWAKQTFPHFERDLDEAKKNLNHVQEEIDSNGLSDQLFRMEADAKTALLKAQENHEKLWAEKARLRWLTYGDRNSKFFHLSAKMRRNRNTIRSLKKQDGSIVEGQTNLGEYIVEFYEGFHKNAPTVDHLDLLDSIPRVLQQVDIFHLDSLPGNAEIMKAVWAFDPESSPGPDGFSGKFFRKCWSIVEGDVCNAVKAFFRTSRMPKGVNNTFLILIPKVDGAETLDKYRPLCMSNFFCKIISKVLAMRLERFLPRLISEEQGAFQKGKLIHDNISVASELANLMYSATRGGGLGLKIDIRKAYDTISWSFLFKVMEKFGFSENWITWLHQLLASTKISVLVNGGPQGFFGVERGLRQGDPISPLLFIMAEEVLSRGLTRLTHQKDIMPICGPKGVVTPGHILFADDIFIFSNASSRYVANLKNFLMKYQEFSGQHISFEKSKLFLGKISPTRKQAIAETLGIPICSFPTRYLGVEIFKGRITKEALLPVLDKVKGRLARWKGKLLSMAGRVELVRSVISGIPNHNFAIYWWPSALLVTMERWMKNFIWAGEVDTSKPITVKWESVCKPKEEGGLGIRRLRDTNMAMLCKLVWRIKHEKSAANSFLRARFVKKDGSFNRGCRPSSIALGIRKVWKTVEANERWIIGRGDLANFWKDKWWGPRSILEEIQTPDLPPLPCNAKVCDFIRNGEWSLPEVRSHSLRQIFLAIKEVKIPSAQFEDLCIWQLSPLGSFTTLSAWEDIRRVAPAVHWNSLVWHNNLPPRIATFGWRLAHERLPTDELIRKKGIFLVSRCSLCEQYEESMEHIFLHCPFSRDIWEKFTSCFAIRWSEHESIDSLLQWWKRKSRSINLKNSWMIGFTIIASQIWRERNIRRYEGKKRNGIYSFQYICQDLALYAGTSKGEVKSIADIMCCRKLGLKIDNPKIVPPLEVHWSEFSAVMEAILVAMNMNARGLWIESDSAAVVAATQKMHIPWFILQKWRFALPFLQSITWKITHCFREANTVADFLAKKAAKSGASDYSTTFPSHVLDDLENDASGRHSFRFC, encoded by the exons ATGGATTTGGTGGCTGATACTCCTCAAACTCCTACTCCTTGGACTGTTATTGGTGACTTTAATGCATGCCTTCAATCTCATGAGAAACGTGGCCCAGGAAATTTCAGTTTGGGGTCGGCAGCAgaatttggagccatggttgACGCATGTCTTCTATCTCAGGTGCCCTCGATGGGCAGGAAATTCACCTGGACAAACAATCGATGCCGAGGTAATGTCTGTGCTGTTCTGGATAGAGGTTTTTGTAACGAAGAATGGATATCCTTTTTTCAGGACTGTTCTCAACAGGTCCTGCCTCGGTTTGCCTCTGACCATTCCCCTCTGCTTGTGGTCTCAAGTAGCAGCCAGCGCCCTCCAAATTGCCCCTTtcgatttaataatttttggacGGATCATGAGGACTTCGATAGGGTTGTAGCTGAATCCTGGGCGGAGTGGGCTCCAGGGTCACCTATTTTATCCCTAATGTCTAAACTCAAGCGGCTCAAAGGGGCATTAAAAGGTTGGGCGAAACAGACCTTTCCCCATTTTGAAAGGGATCTCGACGAGGCAAAGAAAAATCTCAACCACGTGCAGGAGGAGATTGACAGTAATGGGTTGTCGGATCAACTGTTCCGAATGGAGGCTGATGCTAAAACGGCTCTTCTCAAGGCGCAAGAGAACCATGAAAAGCTTTGGGCAGAAAAGGCGAGACTCAGGTGGTTGACTTATGGGGACAGAAATTCTAAGTTTTTCCATCTATCTGCTAAAATGcgaagaaatagaaatactaTCCGATCCCTCAAAAAACAGGATGGGTCAATTGTGGAAGGGCAAACTAATTTGGGTGAGTATATTGTGGAATTCTATGAGGGATTTCACAAAAATGCTCCAACAGTCGATCATCTTGATCTTTTGGACAGCATTCCGAGGGTTCTCCAACAAGTAGACATATTTCATCTAGACTCTCTTCCTGGTAATGCAGAGATCATGAAGGCGGTCTGGGCGTTTGATCCTGAAAGCTCGCCTGGCCCAGACGGCTTCTCTGGAAAATTTTTCAGGAAGTGTTGGAGCATTGTGGAAGGTGATGTTTGTAATGCGGTGAAAGCCTTCTTTAGGACTAGTCGTATGCCTAAAGGTGTTAACAATACTTTCCTAATTCTGATCCCTAAAGTGGACGGAGCTGAGACTCTGGACAAGTATCGACCATTGTGTATGAGcaattttttctgcaaaataATTTCTAAGGTGTTGGCTATGCGCTTAGAGAGATTTCTCCCCAGGCTCATTTCGGAAGAACAGGGagcttttcaaaaagggaagcTGATCCATGACAACATTAGTGTGGCATCCGAGTTGGCAAACTTGATGTATTCTGCCACGAGAGGGGGTGGCCTTGGTCTAAAAATAGACATCAGAAAGGCATACGATACGATTTCTTGGTCTTTCCTCTTTAAGGTGATGGAAAAATTTGGATTCTCAGAAAATTGGATCACATGGCTGCATCAATTATTGGCTTCAACTAAGATTTCTGTTCTTGTCAATGGAGGCCCGCAGGGCTTCTTTGGCGTGGAGCGAGGATTGAGACAGGGAGACCCTATATCCCCCTTGCTTTTTATCATGGCGGAAGAGGTTCTCTCTCGAGGCCTGACGAGATTGACCCACCAAAAAGATATTATGCCCATTTGTGGCCCTAAAGGCGTTGTAACCCCTGGGCACATCTTATTCGCCGATGATATCTTTATCTTCTCGAATGCTTCATCCAGGTATGTGGCTAAccttaaaaattttcttatgaaatatcAGGAGTTCTCTGGTCAACACATCAGCTTCGAGAAAAGCAAGCTCTTCCTAGGGAAAATTTCTCCAACTCGTAAGCAAGCCATCGCTGAGACTTTGGGCATCCCCATTTGCAGCTTTCCAACTCGATACCTTGGTGTTGAGATATTCAAGGGAAGAATCACAAAGGAGGCATTGCTGCCTGTGTTGGATAAAGTAAAGGGGCGCCTTGCTAGATGGAAAGGTAAACTTTTGTCGATGGCGGGCAGGGTGGAGTTGGTTAGATCAGTCATATCCGGTATTCCTAATCATAATTTTGCGATCTATTGGTGGCCCTCTGCTCTCCTTGTAACCATGGAAAGatggatgaagaacttcatctGGGCAGGGGAAGTGGATACCTCAAAACCAATTACAGTGAAGTGGGAGTCTGTTTGCAAACCGAAGGAAGAAGGGGGTTTAGGTATCAGAAGACTCAGAGACACGAACATGGCAATGCTGTGTAAATTGGTATGGAGAATAAAGCATGAGAAATCTGCTGCCAATTCCTTTCTTAGAGCCAGATTTGTGAAAAAAGATGGGTCATTTAATAGAGGTTGTCGGCCGTCGTCTATTGCTCTGGGCATCAGAAAGGTGTGGAAGACTGTGGAGGCAAACGAACGTTGGATTATTGGGAGAGGCGATCTAGCAAATTTCTGGAAAGACAAATGGTGGGGCCCTAGGTCTATTCTTGAGGAGATTCAGACTCCTGACCTCCCCCCCCTCCCTTGCAATGCTAAGGTTTGTGATTTCATCAGGAATGGAGAATGGTCACTTCCAGAGGTCCGCTCTCACTCTCTCAGacaaattttccttgcaattaaAGAGGTGAAGATTCCCAGTGCCCAATTTGAGGACTTATGTATATGGCAGCTATCTCCTCTTGGTTCTTTTACTACATTGTCAGCGTGGGAGGATATTAGAAGAGTTGCTCCGGCAGTGCATTGGAACTCTTTGGTTTGGCACAATAACCTCCCTCCAAGAATTGCTACTTTTGGATGGCGACTAGCTCATGAGAGACTCCCAACGGACGAGCTTATaaggaaaaaaggaattttccttgTCTCTCGATGTAGCCTCTGTGAGCAGTACGAAGAAAGTATGGAGCATATTTTCCTTCACTGTCCTTTCTCcagagatatttgggagaagttcACCTCTTGTTTCGCAATTCGATGGTCTGAACATGAGTCAATTGATAGCTTATtgcagtggtggaagaggaaatcaagaTCGATCAATTTAAAAAACTCTTGGATGATAGGGTTTACCATCATTGCTTCTCAAatctggagggaaagaaatatcagacggtatgaaggaaaaaagaggaatggGATCTACTCATTTCAATACATCTGCCAGGATCTTGCTCTATATGCAGGGACTTCTAAGGGTGAAGTGAAATCGATTGCTGATATTATGTGTTGCAGAAAACTGGGGCTGAAGATTGATAACCCAAAGATTGTGCCGCCGCtggaagttcattggt ctgaatttagTGCTGTCATGGAAGCAATATTGGTTGCTATGAATATGAACGCAAGGGGCTTGTGGATCGAGTCTGACTCCGCAGCTGTAGTGGCTGCAACGCAGAAGATGCATATCCCTTGGTTTATTTTACAAAAATGGCGGTTTGCTCTCCCATTCCTTCAGTCCATTACATGGAAAATCACCCACTGCTTCCGTGAGGCGAACACTGTGGCAGATTTTTTGGCAAAGAAGGCAGCAAAATCGGGAGCCTCTGACTACTCCACCACTTTTCCCAGTCATGTATTAGATGATTTAGAAAATGATGCCTCGGGTAGGCATAGTTTTCGCTTCTGCTAG